DNA from Dietzia lutea:
TCCGCCGTCGGGGTGATGACCCCGTCGAGGTCGAAGAGCACGGCGTCCACACCGTCATGGTCCATATCGTTGTCCTATATCAGGGGTCGTCGGCGCCGAGAGGCTCCGCGCGTGCGGCACCAAGGGTAGTCACACCGGGTCATTTCCACCGCTTCCACCTCCGCGAGTGGTGCCCCCGACTTCGGGCCCCCGCGGTCGCTTTTGATGTTTCCGGCGTTCCACGGACGTGCCCGCGGGTTTTTCGGCTTCGCGCCGCACGCGGGGCACAATGCACAGATAGCGGTACGACGGTGGCACTATGTGGTGTAACCGAAGACAAAGGAGAGAGATGCGCCTCCGCACCCGCACCCCCCGCCGCGTCGCGACCGCCGGCCTCGCGCTGGTCACCGCGGCAGCTCTCACGGCCTGTTCGTCGGACGACTCCGGCACCGAGACCGAGCAGTCGGGCGACACGTCGACCTCGGCGCCGGCCTCGCCGACCGTCGACGACTCGGCCCCGCAGGCGCCCGTCGAGGAGCTCGTGCTGGCCGAGGGCGAGGCCCCGGGGGGTGGCATCGTCCAGGTGCTCGACCGGCCGATGCTCCAGGAGGCCGTCGACAAGCTCGTCGCCGACCAGCAGCGCCAACTCATGGAGGACCCGGCCTGCGACAGGGTCTCGCGCCTCGAGACCGTCTCCAATCACGCCACCACGGACGGAGTGACCGCGGCGGTGCGCTACAAGCAGTCCGAGACGGACGAGACCGAGCACCGGTTCGGCATCGGCATGGTGAGCGGCCGGCTCGACGACTTCATGGACCGCTCTCTCTACGAGGCGTGCGACACCTCCCCCAGCACCTCCAACCCCGACGTCGAGCTCAACATGTCGGTGCAGGACGCGCCGGAGATCGCGGGCGCCGAGGGCTTCCGCGTCACCAGCGACTTCATCACCACGCAGCCGGACGGCAGCAAGACGCTGAGCCGGGCCATCGCGATCCACGGTTACGCCCGCGACACCACGGTGAGCGTGGAGTACGCGGCCCGCGGTGACGATCCCGCGGCCGACCCGGTCCTGCCGACCGCCGCCGGCGCTCTCGACGCGATCTACACGACGCAGATGGAGAAGCTCGTCAACGCCGAGTGACCCCGCGGCCGACAGGTCCGCCCGACCGCGTCGCCAGCACCGCCGCCGCGCCACCGGTGGGACGGCCCTGCCGCCAGGCCCCGCCGCCAACGAGAAGAGCGTTCCGCACCCCCATCCAGCGGGGAGACGCGGGACGCTCTTCTCGTTGACCAGGACACACGGGCCATTCGACGTCCCGTGGGATCTGCCGGACCGAGGAGCCACCGGCGCGGGGCAGCCACCGGTCCGGGGCCAGCCGCTCGCGGCACTCCGCCAGCGCGAGTGCCCCGAGTCACGCTGGCCCTTTGACCTGCGCTGCCCTCGTGTACGGATTCACTATGCCTGCGCTGGCGGTCGGGACCTTTCCGCCAGCGTGAGCCGAAGAGGCAGCGCATCCTCGGCCGGGTGTGCTGGCAGATCGCCCGCGGACTCCGACCGCACCCGGGAGGATCTTCGCCGGAAGGCACTCCGCCCCGCCGCCCGGCCGGACGGACCGGCGAGCAGCGGGGCGGAGCGACGGGGCTTCGCCAGGGCTGGGCGCCTCGCGAGGCGGAAGCGGCGCTCAGCGCGCGCTTCGCTGAGCGGACGCGGCGCTCAGCGCGCCCTTCGCTCAGCGGACGCGGCGCTCAGCGGGCGCCCGGTGCGACCCGGCGGGCGGCCGTCAGAGGTTGATCATGTGGCCGGCGATGCCCTCGACGGCCTCCTTCATGGCCTCGGACAGCGTCGGGTGGGTGTGCACGTTGCGGGCGACGTCCTCGGCGGTGAGGTCCCACATCTGCGCGAGGGTCAGCTCGGGCAGGAGCTCCGAGACGTCGGGGCCGATGAGGTGGCCGCCGAGCAGCTCGCCGTGCGTGGCGTCGGCGACGATCTTCACGAAGCCGACCGCGTGGCCCAGGCCCTGCGCCTTGCCGTTGGCGGAGTACGGGAACTTGGCCACCTTGACGTCGTAGCCCTCGTCTCGCGCCTGGGCCTCGGTGAGCCCGAAGGACGCGACCTGCGGCTGGCAGAAGGTGGCGCGCGGCATCATGCGGTAGTCGCCCAGCGTCTGGGTCTCGGCGCCGGCCATGGTCTCCGCGGCCACGACGCCCTGCGCCTCGGCCACGTGGGCCAGCTGCAGCTTGCCGGTGACGTCGCCGATGGCGTAGATGCCGTCGACGTTGGTGCGCATGTGGTCGTCGATGTCGATCGCGCCGCGGTCGGTGAGCTCGACGCCGGCGTTCTCCAGGCCGAAGCCCTCGACGCGGGGACCGAAGCCGACGGCCATGAGGACCTTGTCCACGGTGACCGTCTGGGTCTCCGCGCCGTCCTTCTTCTCGATCTCCACGTCCACCGAGTCACCGTTGTCGGTGATCTTGGTGGTCTTGTGCCCGGTGAGGAGCTTGATGCCGAGCTTCTTGTAGTGCTTGGCGATCTCCTTGGAGACCTCCTCGTCCTCGTTCGGCAGCAGGCGGTCCATGAACTCGACGATCGTGACCTCGACGCCGTAGGCGTTCATCACGTAGGCGAACTCCATGCCTATCGCGCCCGCGCCCACCACGACGATCGAGTCCGGCAGCTCGCGGGAGAGGATCTGCTCCTCGTAGCTGACCACGTTCTCGCTCAGCTCGATGCCCGGGAGCGTCTTGACCACGGAGCCGGTGGCGATGAGGCAGTTGTCGAACGTGTACTCCGTGCCCTCGACCTCGATGGTCTTGGCGTCGGTGAACGTCCCGTAGCCGTTGATCTCGGTGATCTTGTTCTTCTTCATGAGGAAGTGGACGCCCTTGACGATGCCGTCCGAGACCTTGCGGCTGCGGTCGTAGGCGGCGCCGAAGTCGAAGGAGACGTCACCGGAGATGCCGAAGAGCTTGCCGTCACGCTGAACCGTGTTGGCCAGCTCCGCGTTACGTAGCAGTGCCTTGGAGGGGATACAGCCCACGTTGAGGCATACGCCGCCCCAGTACTTCTCCTCGACGACGGCCACCTTGAGGCCGAGCTGCGAGGCACGGATTGCGGCGACGTAGCCACCGGGGCCCGCGCCGAGGACGATCAGGTCGAAATGAGTGTCAGCCACGACACACAGAGTATGCGCAACGCGTGGCCCAGGCACGCCGAGCCGCCCCTAATCGCACCCGAAATGCCTGACGCCGCCCCCTCCGGGTGGAAGGGGCGGCGTCAGGATGCCTGCGGGCGCCGTCAGGACAGGTTGCCCAGGACCTGCCGAAGCGCGGTGGCGACCAGGTCGCCGACGGTCTCGGCGATCTGATCGGTGATGGACTTCGTGGAGCTGCCGGAGCCGCCGCCGAGGGACTCCGTGACCGAACCGAGATTGAGGGAACCCATTATGTGTCTCCGTTTATCGAGGGTGCATTCCCGGATTCCCGAGAATGGCCGGGTCAGACGACCCGAGCGTAGGGATGATGCTACTGACGGCACGGACTCATAACAAGAGTCTGTGAAGAACTGGACCCCCGGCCGACATGTCGGCTCCGTCACGCCGGGACGGTCACGGCATCATCGGGGCATGACGGTTTCCCCCAGCACTGATCCGCACCTGCATCTCGAGGACGTCGATGCTCCCGAGGTCCTGGAATGGGTGCGGATGCGCAGCGACCGCACGGTGGCCGATCTCGCGGCCGGCGAGCACGCCGATGCCTCCTACACCCGGGCGCTGGAGATCCTCGACGCCACGGACCGGATCGCCTGGCCCGTCCTGCGCGGCCGCCACGCGTACACGCTGTGGAAGGACGGCGACCATCGTCGCGGGTTGTGGCGCCGCGTACCGTGGTCGGTCCTCGCGGAGGGCGCGCCGGGCGTCGACCATCCGGCGTGGGAGACGCTCGTCGACGTCGACGCGCTCGCCGACGAGGAAGGCGTCAACTGGGTGTACTCGGGGACGGTCGTCCGCCGGCCCGCCGACGACCGCGCGCTGCTGCGGTTGTCCCGCGGGGGCGCGGACGCCGTCGAGATCCGCGACTTCGACCTCGTCGCGCGCCGCTTCGTCCCCGCCTCGGAGGACGGCTTCCGACTGACCGAGGCCAAGTGCTCGGTGTCGTGGGTCGACCGCGACACCGTGCTCCTCACCGCGCCGCTCGACCCGGAGGGCTCCGACGCGACCGAGTCGGGCTACGCGCGCGTCGTGCGGCTGTGGCGGCGCGGCACCGACCCCGCGCAGGCGCCCGTGATCTTCGAGGGCCGGACCGACGACGTCGCGGTGGGCGCCTCCCACGACCCGACGACGGGGAGATTCCTCGCCAGCCGGGCACCGGACTTCCACACCTCACAGGAGGGCTTCTGGACCCCCGGGACCGATCCCACCGCGACCGGGCCGCGCGCCGTGCCCGTGCCCGAGGACTGCGACGTCACCTCGTGCGGCGACTGGCTCCTCCTGCGCCCCCGGACCGATCTCGAGATCGCCGGCCGGATCCATCCCGGCGGGTCGGTGCTCGTGGTGCCGTGGTCCGCCGTGGACGCCGACCCCGAGCGCCTGCCCGAGCCGGTCGTCCTGTTCTCCCCCACCCCGTCGACGACCGTCGAGGACATCACCTGGGGCCGCGGCCGGATCCTGCTGACGATCCTCGACGACACCGAGTCGCGGATCGCCGCCCACACCATCCCCGACACCGCCGACGGCGACTGGACGCCGCTGCCGGTGGAGGGCCTGCCCGAGCACGTGTCGATCGACGTGCTGTCCTGCGACCGGCTGTCCGGGATGCAGGACGGCGAGCAGGCGGACTCCGGGCCGGCGAACGGCGAACTGTCGGACGGCGACCCGACGCCCGGGAATCGCCCACACCCCGACGACGCCGTGCTCGCGGTCTCCGGGCCGGTCGTGCCGCCGTCGCTGGTGCTCCTGCGCGCCGACGGCAGCACCACCACCCTCGGCGCGACCCCGCACCGGTTCGACACGTCCGGCATCGAGGTCACCCGCCACACCGCGGTGAGCGACGACGGCACCGAGGTCCCGTACACCGTCATGCGCGGGCCCGGACCGTACGGACCCCGGCCGACCATCCTGTACGGCTACGGCGGGTTCGAGGTGTCCATGCGGCCCGCGTACGCCGCCCTGCGTGGCGCGCTGTGGCTCGAGGAGGGCGGCGTGTACGTGGTGGCGGGGATCCGCGGCGGCGGAGAGTACGGGCCGTCGTGGCACCGGGCGGCCCTGCGCGAGAAGCGGCCGCGCGCCTACGAGGACTTCGCGGCCGTGGCGCGCGCCCTCGTCGAGACGGGGGTGACCACCCGCGACCAACTGGGCGCGACCGGCGGGTCCAACGGCGGACTGCTCATGGGCGTCATGCTCACCCGCTACCCGGAGCTCTTCGGGGCGCTGGCGATCGCCGTGCCGCTGCTGGACATGAAGCGCTACCACCTGCTGCTGGCCGGCGCGTCGTGGATGGCCGAGTACGGCGACCCCGACTCGTCCGACTGGGACGACTTCCTCGGCGCGTATTCCCCGTACCAGAACATCCGACCCGCCTCAGAGGTCCGCTACCCGCCCGTGCTCATGACCACCTCGACACGGGACGACCGCGTGCACCCGGGCCACGCGCGGAAGATGACCGCCGCCCTGGAGGCCGCAGGCCACGAGGTCGCCTACTACGAGAACGTCGAGGGCGGCCACGCCGGCGCCGCCGACAACACGCAGGAGGCCCGGAAAGCGGTCCTCACGTACGAGTTCTTCAGGCGTCGACTCCCTCGTCGTCGTCCCCCTCAGGCCTGACGACCTCCCGGTCCATCCACGCGAGCACCCGGGCGACCACCTCGGCGGGCCGGCGCGCCCACGAGTTGTGACCCAACGCCTCGGGTTCGAGCTCGAGGGTCGTGCGCGCGGAGGGCAGCATGGCCAGGAGGTTGCGCGCGGCGCTCGCGGGGGCGAGCGGGTCGTCGGCGATCACCACCGCCAGCGCCGGCACGGTGACGCGCGCCAGGCCGGCCGGGTAGTCGAGGTCGGCGCGGGCCGGCTGCATGACGCCCGCGGCGGCGAGCCTGGCCCAGTCCCGGATGCGGTCGGCCGGGATCCGGCCCTTCGCGCCGAAGAACTGGCCCGGCACGTGCCCGGACAGCCAGCCCAGCGCCGGCAGGATCACCGACCCCGCGCGCAGCTTGCGACCGACGGGCCCCGGGAAGCCGCGGTGGAACGGTGACTGGGCGGCGACCGCGACGAGCCCCGCGACGCGCGGGTCGTGGCGCGCGAGGTGGTACACACCGATCTGCGCGCCCATGCTGTGCCCCAGGAGGACCACGGGTCGGCGGCCGAGGCGCCGCTCCATCGCGTCGAGCGCGAGCGGGACGTCCTCGGCGGCGCTCTCGTGGTAACCGGCCGGGGCGCCGCGGCGCCCGATGCGGTACGTGCTCTCCCCCTGGCCGCGCAGCTCGGTGATCGCGACGTCGACGCCCTCGGCCGCCAGCGCGCGGGCGAGCGGGAGGTAGTAGCGGGCGCCGACGGCGATGCCCGGCAGCACCAGAACGGACGGCCGGCGCTCGTCCCGCCGGTCGGTCTCCACGATCAGCATCGGGCTGGTGCTGCCGTCCGGGTGGCGCAGTTCGACCCGGGCGGGGTCCTCGATCGTGGTCATGGGTCCAGAATGCCGGACTACGCTCCGTTCGCCGCACCCGGGCCGCATACGACGACGGACCCCGCCCACCTGACGTGTGGTGAGCGGGGTCCGTGAGCGCCGGGCGCGGGGTGCGCCGTGGCGTCAATCGATCAGAGGGCGCCCCAGCGCGCGCCCATCGCGTTGGCCATCATGGGCCAGGACTGCTTGAGGTCGTCCTGCCAGTAGCCCCACGAGTGCGTGCCGTTGGGCGCGAAGTCGAAGTGGGCCGGGATGCCGAGCTCGCCGAAGCGGCGGGCGAGGTTGGCCGTGCAGTACTGCGTGGCCGCCTCGATGACGCCGCCGACGATCGCCTGGTTGGCCAGCGCCGGGATGGAGTTGCGCAGGCGCCAGTTCTCGAGCGACTCGTGCGGTCCGGGCAGGCCGTTGCCGGTCGAGATGAACATCGCGGGCAGCGTGCCGTTGTCACGCTGCTCCTGGAAACGCCAGGCGCCCCACACCGGGTCGTTGTCGAACCAGCTGTTGGTTCCCGCGCGGGGCTCGCCCGGGAACGGTCCCCACATGTTGTTGAGGTCCGCGCCGCCACGGAGACCGGTGACGATGTTGATGAACTCGTGGCCGACCGGGGTGGAGGTCTCGGCACAGCCGGAGTACGAGCCGACGGCCTGGAACCTGCCCGGGTGCTTCTGGGCGATGGTCAGGACGGAGGTGGCGGTCATGGAGATGGCCGCGATGCCGCGCTTGCGACCCTGGTAGTTGCCGCCGTACCTACCCTCGAAGAGGTCCGGGAGCTCCTTGGCGAGGTAGGTCTCGAAGGCCATCGGGCGGCCGGTCTCGCGGGCGAAGCGGGTCTGGACGTTGGGATCGTGCTTCTGCCAGTCCGTGTAGTACGAGAAGGCGCCGCCGATCGGGGTGACCGTCCAGGCGTCCTTGTCGGACATGAACTGCTTGACGTCGGACTGCGCCTGCCAGGTGGCGGAGTCCTCGCCACCACCGGCGCCGTTGATCAGGTAGAGCACCGGGGCGCCGGCGTTACCGTCGCGCGGCGGCTGGACGATGTTCGGCACCTCGATGGCCATCTTGTCGGACCACACCGACACGATCAGCCGACCGTCCGGCAGCTTCGTCTCGACGACCTTGTTATCGGCCGTGGCCTTGGTGTACTGGATGGTCCCGCCCTGGGCCTGAGTCGTGCCCGTGGCGACGACGGGGACCATGGCCGCGGCGAGGGCCGCTGCTGCGACCTTCGTGCCGAACCGCTTCACTGAACGCATATTTCGACGCCTTACATTCTCGTTGTTCACAGACGGACCCGGGCACCTTCTCGCGGAGAACGCTAACCCGATTCCCAGTAGTCACACAAGTCCCATTAAACACACTGGTGCCACCAGTGCGCTGCCAAGACTGGGTAGTTCACCCGCAGGGTTCGGCCCCGAGGATGACACACCGGCACCGGCCGGTGGAAACCGCGGAGCCGTCCGTGCGGCTCACGTCAACATTATCGACTCGACGCCGATCCGTGTTACCGATATGAACGAATCCATATCCATCGCAGGTCGCGCGCCCGGCGCCCGGCGGGCGCGAGCACGAAAAGGGGCTCCGAGCCGTAGCCCGGAGCCCTTTTCGAGTCGGTCGTCCGACTCAGGCCATGAAGCCCGCGTCGAAAGCCTCCTGGAAGTCGCCACCGACAAAGTAGCCGACAGCCTTGACCAGGTTGTTGACCCAGCCCAGCATGGTCGAAACGACTCCAAGGGTGCCGTCCCCACCGAGGATTGCACCGAGGCTGCCTTCGGGGCCGAATTCTGTGCTGCCCATGATTATCTCCTTGCATTCGTGCCGATGGCGGCGTTCCGCCACTCGGGAGTGGAAGTGACCGGCATTAGGCCCCCGGCCAGGGCGTCACCCGGACGGATCCGGTAGCCGCGGAACTACTGCTCCAAGACAGGCGGCACGACAGCGTCGCCGGCGCCGAGGCTTCCGAGGACCACGTCCAGCCCGTCGCCCGCGAGCGAGCCCGTCAAGCCGATGATGCCCTTCAGGGCATTGTCGATAGCGGTGATGGCGGCGCTGATGGCGCTGAAGTCAGGCATGTGTATCTCCCTTTTACTGTGATGTCGCCCCGCTCACGGGGCCCCGGGTAAGGCTAACCTAAGACGCACTGAAGTCAATCGTGACGTGCGTCTCAGCCCACCCCTTCGGCGCTGGCCCTTGACCCCCGCCGGGCGTGTGCCCTGTGTCACTGTAAACCACGAAGCCTTAAGAAGTCTCATTAATCCTGGCGCTTCGAGAAAAATTTCTTGGCTCGCATTATTTCGGGCCATCACCGCTGGTCAAAGGTTCACCGCGGCCATCCTCCGTTCACCTCCGACGTCCCACTGAGCGAGCACCCGCACCCAACACACAGCGATGCGGCCCGCGCGAGGGAGAATCGCGCGGGCCGCATCTGGCCGTCGGGGAGAGTCGCCACCCTCGACGGAGCTCATGGGGTCACTGGAGGAATCCGCCCGTCAGGGCCTCCTGGAAGTCGCCTCCGGTGAAGTAGTCGAGGCCGGAGAACAGGTCTCCGAAGGCCCCCAGGAAGTCGTTGAAAAAGCCCAGGGCGCCGCTGACGCCGGCGAGGGATCCGAACTCGGGAAAGGTCATTGTCTGC
Protein-coding regions in this window:
- the lpdA gene encoding dihydrolipoyl dehydrogenase, which gives rise to MADTHFDLIVLGAGPGGYVAAIRASQLGLKVAVVEEKYWGGVCLNVGCIPSKALLRNAELANTVQRDGKLFGISGDVSFDFGAAYDRSRKVSDGIVKGVHFLMKKNKITEINGYGTFTDAKTIEVEGTEYTFDNCLIATGSVVKTLPGIELSENVVSYEEQILSRELPDSIVVVGAGAIGMEFAYVMNAYGVEVTIVEFMDRLLPNEDEEVSKEIAKHYKKLGIKLLTGHKTTKITDNGDSVDVEIEKKDGAETQTVTVDKVLMAVGFGPRVEGFGLENAGVELTDRGAIDIDDHMRTNVDGIYAIGDVTGKLQLAHVAEAQGVVAAETMAGAETQTLGDYRMMPRATFCQPQVASFGLTEAQARDEGYDVKVAKFPYSANGKAQGLGHAVGFVKIVADATHGELLGGHLIGPDVSELLPELTLAQMWDLTAEDVARNVHTHPTLSEAMKEAVEGIAGHMINL
- a CDS encoding alpha/beta fold hydrolase, producing the protein MTTIEDPARVELRHPDGSTSPMLIVETDRRDERRPSVLVLPGIAVGARYYLPLARALAAEGVDVAITELRGQGESTYRIGRRGAPAGYHESAAEDVPLALDAMERRLGRRPVVLLGHSMGAQIGVYHLARHDPRVAGLVAVAAQSPFHRGFPGPVGRKLRAGSVILPALGWLSGHVPGQFFGAKGRIPADRIRDWARLAAAGVMQPARADLDYPAGLARVTVPALAVVIADDPLAPASAARNLLAMLPSARTTLELEPEALGHNSWARRPAEVVARVLAWMDREVVRPEGDDDEGVDA
- a CDS encoding alpha/beta hydrolase; this translates as MRSVKRFGTKVAAAALAAAMVPVVATGTTQAQGGTIQYTKATADNKVVETKLPDGRLIVSVWSDKMAIEVPNIVQPPRDGNAGAPVLYLINGAGGGEDSATWQAQSDVKQFMSDKDAWTVTPIGGAFSYYTDWQKHDPNVQTRFARETGRPMAFETYLAKELPDLFEGRYGGNYQGRKRGIAAISMTATSVLTIAQKHPGRFQAVGSYSGCAETSTPVGHEFINIVTGLRGGADLNNMWGPFPGEPRAGTNSWFDNDPVWGAWRFQEQRDNGTLPAMFISTGNGLPGPHESLENWRLRNSIPALANQAIVGGVIEAATQYCTANLARRFGELGIPAHFDFAPNGTHSWGYWQDDLKQSWPMMANAMGARWGAL
- a CDS encoding prolyl oligopeptidase family serine peptidase, translating into MTVSPSTDPHLHLEDVDAPEVLEWVRMRSDRTVADLAAGEHADASYTRALEILDATDRIAWPVLRGRHAYTLWKDGDHRRGLWRRVPWSVLAEGAPGVDHPAWETLVDVDALADEEGVNWVYSGTVVRRPADDRALLRLSRGGADAVEIRDFDLVARRFVPASEDGFRLTEAKCSVSWVDRDTVLLTAPLDPEGSDATESGYARVVRLWRRGTDPAQAPVIFEGRTDDVAVGASHDPTTGRFLASRAPDFHTSQEGFWTPGTDPTATGPRAVPVPEDCDVTSCGDWLLLRPRTDLEIAGRIHPGGSVLVVPWSAVDADPERLPEPVVLFSPTPSTTVEDITWGRGRILLTILDDTESRIAAHTIPDTADGDWTPLPVEGLPEHVSIDVLSCDRLSGMQDGEQADSGPANGELSDGDPTPGNRPHPDDAVLAVSGPVVPPSLVLLRADGSTTTLGATPHRFDTSGIEVTRHTAVSDDGTEVPYTVMRGPGPYGPRPTILYGYGGFEVSMRPAYAALRGALWLEEGGVYVVAGIRGGGEYGPSWHRAALREKRPRAYEDFAAVARALVETGVTTRDQLGATGGSNGGLLMGVMLTRYPELFGALAIAVPLLDMKRYHLLLAGASWMAEYGDPDSSDWDDFLGAYSPYQNIRPASEVRYPPVLMTTSTRDDRVHPGHARKMTAALEAAGHEVAYYENVEGGHAGAADNTQEARKAVLTYEFFRRRLPRRRPPQA